In Priestia megaterium NBRC 15308 = ATCC 14581, the following proteins share a genomic window:
- a CDS encoding LacI family DNA-binding transcriptional regulator has protein sequence MKKKQINAIEVAKLANVSQSTVSRVFTPGAKVSPRTQKRVLEAAQKIGYRPNALARGLITNKTNIIGLVMGNIQNPFYPEILDEFTKSLYEKGYHVLFFHTKNDAITQDEVSQFLEYNVEGVIVTDVLLSSNVVSKLSTHDIPIILFNRYTQDSTCHSVCCDNYSAGMKIGEYLFKQGHQKFTYITGRTNTSTSRDRERGFAEFLLQKGIKPVIEEGDYTYEAGYTVAMRVLKNRNRPDAIFCANDIVALGVIDAAKILGISIPNELSIVGFDDISMASWPPYSLTTWQQPVKEMIEATINMLLNTVDGEATKPQSLLFSGKLLERKSVKLLKNS, from the coding sequence ATGAAAAAAAAACAAATTAATGCAATAGAAGTGGCTAAGTTAGCTAATGTATCACAATCGACGGTTTCTAGGGTATTTACTCCAGGTGCCAAGGTGTCTCCTAGGACACAAAAACGCGTGTTAGAAGCTGCTCAAAAAATAGGATATCGCCCAAATGCTTTAGCAAGAGGATTAATAACTAATAAGACTAATATAATTGGACTTGTAATGGGTAATATTCAAAACCCTTTTTATCCAGAAATCCTTGATGAATTCACAAAAAGTTTGTACGAAAAAGGGTATCATGTACTTTTTTTTCATACAAAGAATGATGCAATTACCCAAGATGAAGTATCTCAATTTCTTGAATACAATGTAGAGGGTGTGATAGTGACAGACGTTTTGCTATCTTCAAATGTTGTCTCCAAACTTTCTACACATGATATACCTATTATCCTTTTCAATCGATATACCCAAGATTCTACCTGTCATTCTGTATGTTGTGATAATTATTCAGCGGGCATGAAAATCGGGGAATATTTATTTAAACAAGGTCATCAAAAGTTCACTTATATTACCGGTCGTACCAATACATCAACGAGTCGTGATCGTGAGAGGGGATTTGCTGAGTTTCTTTTACAAAAAGGAATAAAACCGGTAATTGAAGAAGGTGATTACACTTATGAAGCTGGTTACACTGTAGCAATGCGTGTACTAAAAAATAGAAATCGTCCGGATGCTATTTTTTGTGCAAATGATATTGTAGCTTTAGGAGTAATAGATGCTGCTAAAATATTAGGAATATCTATTCCAAATGAATTGTCAATTGTAGGATTTGATGATATTTCAATGGCCTCCTGGCCTCCTTATTCTTTAACAACTTGGCAGCAACCAGTAAAAGAAATGATTGAAGCAACTATTAATATGTTATTAAATACAGTGGATGGAGAAGCGACCAAGCCTCAATCTCTACTTTTTTCAGGCAAGCTTCTTGAGAGAAAGTCTGTAAAACTTCTCAAAAATAGTTGA
- a CDS encoding CoA-acylating methylmalonate-semialdehyde dehydrogenase codes for METTTNTKVIQNYIAGEWVESSTRIREKVYNPATGEVIAEVPLSTKEDVDQAVRAANEAFKGWSKTAVPKRARILFKYQQLLVDNWDELARLVTIENGKSFNEAHGEVQRGIECVEFAAGAPTLMMGKQLPDIATGIESGMYRYPIGVIGGITPFNFPMMVPCWMFPLAIACGNTFVLKPSERTPLLAARLVELFEEAGLPKGVLNIVNGAHDVVNGLLEHKLVKAISFVGSQPVAEYVYKKGTENLKRVQALAGAKNHSIVLNDADLDVATKQIIGAAFGSAGERCMAASVVTVQEEIADKLINRLVEEANNIVIGNGLEKDVFLGPVIRENHKERTLSYIKSGIEEGARLVRDGREDSAVKDKGYFVGPTIFDHVTQEMKIWQDEIFAPVLSIVRVKSLEEAIEVANNSRFANGACIYTDSGASVREFRENIESGMLGVNVGVPAPMAFFPFSGWKDSFYGDLHANGTDGVEFYTRKKMVTARY; via the coding sequence ATGGAAACTACAACTAATACAAAAGTAATTCAAAACTATATTGCCGGTGAATGGGTAGAGTCATCTACAAGGATTAGAGAGAAAGTCTATAACCCTGCAACTGGAGAAGTAATTGCAGAGGTGCCTCTTTCAACAAAAGAAGATGTAGATCAAGCTGTCCGAGCTGCGAATGAAGCATTTAAGGGCTGGTCCAAGACAGCAGTTCCAAAACGGGCGCGAATCTTATTTAAGTATCAACAGCTATTAGTAGATAACTGGGATGAATTAGCAAGGTTAGTGACGATTGAAAATGGAAAAAGCTTTAATGAAGCACATGGTGAAGTACAACGTGGTATTGAATGCGTGGAATTTGCTGCGGGCGCTCCTACCTTAATGATGGGGAAACAGCTTCCTGATATTGCGACAGGCATTGAATCTGGCATGTACCGCTATCCAATTGGCGTAATTGGAGGGATTACACCGTTTAACTTTCCAATGATGGTTCCTTGCTGGATGTTCCCTCTTGCGATTGCTTGCGGTAATACATTTGTCTTAAAACCATCTGAGCGTACGCCGCTTTTAGCTGCAAGATTAGTAGAATTATTTGAAGAAGCTGGATTGCCAAAAGGCGTATTAAACATTGTAAACGGCGCGCATGATGTGGTAAATGGTCTTCTTGAACATAAATTAGTGAAAGCTATTTCTTTTGTTGGTTCTCAGCCAGTAGCTGAATACGTATACAAAAAAGGTACAGAAAATTTAAAGCGTGTTCAGGCTTTAGCCGGTGCAAAAAATCACTCAATTGTACTAAATGATGCTGACTTAGACGTAGCAACAAAGCAAATTATTGGTGCTGCCTTCGGCTCGGCAGGTGAGCGTTGTATGGCCGCTTCTGTTGTAACGGTACAAGAGGAAATTGCAGATAAATTAATCAATCGTTTAGTAGAAGAAGCAAACAACATCGTCATTGGAAACGGCCTAGAAAAAGATGTCTTCTTAGGACCCGTTATTCGTGAAAATCACAAAGAGCGTACGCTTAGCTACATAAAATCAGGCATAGAGGAAGGAGCTCGGTTAGTTCGGGATGGCCGTGAAGATAGTGCAGTAAAAGATAAAGGCTATTTTGTAGGGCCAACTATTTTTGATCATGTCACACAAGAAATGAAAATCTGGCAAGATGAGATTTTTGCACCAGTATTATCGATTGTACGTGTAAAATCACTAGAAGAAGCAATTGAGGTAGCGAATAATTCCCGATTTGCAAATGGTGCTTGCATTTACACAGATAGTGGTGCAAGCGTCCGCGAGTTCCGTGAAAATATTGAGTCAGGCATGTTAGGAGTCAATGTAGGAGTGCCAGCTCCTATGGCGTTCTTCCCATTCTCGGGCTGGAAAGACTCTTTCTACGGTGATCTTCATGCAAACGGCACAGATGGCGTAGAGTTCTATACAAGAAAGAAAATGGTTACGGCTCGTTACTAA
- a CDS encoding NDxxF motif lipoprotein: MKKLYFSLMIIFLLGACSYQESTKEVSEEIVLPTSIFSSSKNNAVIDEKEMKESIKTYLNTNEDLSNISDQFEEMMDSDQQLTKAEAKKLEQLNDLVKENDRNFSTYISHNTLPEGYKKESERISRFIMGSNQILDELDQAIDDMVEHISEGDFSETEIESLMNKNEGVNGREQKKIENFLDDKNIDTKAFGRKS, encoded by the coding sequence TTGAAGAAACTTTATTTTAGCTTAATGATTATTTTTTTATTAGGTGCTTGTTCTTATCAGGAAAGTACAAAAGAAGTTAGTGAAGAAATTGTATTACCAACTTCTATATTTAGTTCATCGAAAAATAATGCTGTAATTGATGAAAAGGAAATGAAAGAAAGTATAAAGACTTACTTAAATACTAACGAGGATTTATCCAATATCAGTGATCAATTTGAAGAAATGATGGATTCTGATCAACAGCTAACTAAAGCTGAAGCGAAAAAACTTGAACAACTAAACGATCTGGTCAAAGAAAATGATCGTAACTTTTCCACATATATCTCGCACAATACTCTACCAGAAGGATATAAAAAAGAGTCAGAGAGAATTAGCCGCTTTATTATGGGTTCCAATCAAATTTTGGATGAACTGGATCAAGCCATCGATGACATGGTTGAGCATATAAGCGAAGGAGATTTTTCTGAAACAGAAATTGAGTCACTTATGAATAAAAATGAAGGTGTAAATGGAAGGGAACAGAAAAAGATAGAGAATTTTCTAGATGACAAAAATATTGATACAAAAGCTTTTGGACGAAAGAGTTAA
- a CDS encoding spore germination protein → MRQKYLLKSSNREKTPDCSAAPLYDDVNKNIERLLNELGNSSDISFRMVESPYQKTLKAAVIHVDGLADENIINENIMTPLIQWLKESNQVVTVKEIEEQIPQILTVSQLTIKENWHEFVSAVLTGDTVILLNGSSKIFIGNTKKLQSRAVTEPTSQTVVRGPKDSFTENLRTNTSLIRARIQDSNLRLDSMKIGSVTQTDIGIMYIQGNADERIVEEIKERLKEIKVDGVLESNYIEEFIRDDRTTIFPLLLNTERPDAVVGNLLEGRIAIIVQGTPFVLIAPAIFSQFFQSPEDYYQNYYISSFLRILRFGSFFLSMYASAIYLALITHHQGLIPNTLMVSLMAQRERVPFPAIVEMIVMELAFEMLREAGIRMPRAIGPAVSIVGALILGQAAVEAGFVSAAVVIIVAISAISNFTLPSTSIVNAARGFRFILILISAFIGLYGILLMTLCIWLHISSLRSFGIPYFSPFAPFDFKEQKDTLVRFSLPSLLKKHQNK, encoded by the coding sequence GTGCGACAAAAATATCTTCTGAAAAGCTCTAATAGAGAAAAGACACCAGATTGTTCAGCAGCTCCCTTATATGATGATGTAAATAAAAATATAGAGAGACTATTAAACGAATTAGGAAATAGTTCTGATATATCGTTTCGAATGGTTGAGTCTCCGTATCAAAAAACGTTAAAAGCAGCCGTTATTCACGTTGACGGATTAGCAGATGAAAACATTATAAATGAGAATATCATGACGCCTCTTATTCAGTGGCTTAAAGAAAGTAATCAAGTAGTAACCGTCAAAGAGATAGAAGAACAAATACCTCAAATATTGACTGTATCTCAATTGACTATAAAAGAGAATTGGCATGAATTTGTGTCGGCAGTTTTAACTGGTGATACGGTCATACTACTGAATGGAAGTTCTAAAATTTTCATTGGCAATACAAAAAAACTTCAGTCCCGCGCAGTAACAGAACCAACCAGTCAAACTGTTGTTAGAGGACCCAAAGATAGTTTTACAGAGAATTTAAGGACTAATACCTCCTTGATACGAGCTAGAATTCAGGATTCTAATTTACGCTTAGACAGCATGAAAATTGGAAGCGTAACCCAAACAGATATAGGAATCATGTATATCCAAGGGAATGCAGATGAACGTATTGTAGAGGAAATCAAAGAACGTTTAAAAGAGATTAAGGTAGATGGGGTCCTTGAGTCGAACTATATTGAGGAATTTATCCGGGATGATAGGACCACTATTTTTCCACTTCTATTAAATACGGAACGACCTGATGCCGTTGTAGGAAATTTATTAGAAGGTCGAATTGCTATTATTGTACAAGGAACACCTTTTGTATTAATTGCGCCTGCTATTTTTTCTCAATTTTTTCAGTCTCCCGAAGATTATTATCAGAATTATTACATTTCCTCCTTTTTAAGGATACTAAGATTTGGTTCTTTTTTTCTTTCTATGTATGCATCTGCTATCTATTTAGCATTGATTACGCATCATCAGGGACTTATTCCAAACACATTAATGGTCAGCTTAATGGCGCAAAGAGAAAGAGTTCCTTTTCCAGCAATTGTAGAAATGATAGTGATGGAACTAGCTTTTGAGATGTTGCGAGAAGCCGGAATCCGAATGCCTAGAGCAATCGGACCAGCAGTCTCCATTGTAGGAGCACTGATTTTAGGACAAGCAGCTGTAGAAGCAGGTTTTGTATCAGCGGCTGTTGTAATTATTGTTGCTATTTCTGCCATCAGCAATTTTACACTGCCATCTACTAGCATTGTCAATGCGGCCCGTGGTTTTCGGTTTATCTTGATTCTAATTTCAGCATTTATTGGCTTATATGGAATTTTGCTTATGACCTTATGTATATGGCTTCATATAAGTAGTCTAAGATCTTTTGGTATTCCCTACTTTTCACCTTTTGCTCCCTTTGATTTTAAAGAGCAAAAGGATACTTTAGTTCGATTCTCTTTACCATCTCTGTTGAAAAAACATCAAAATAAATAG
- a CDS encoding arylsulfotransferase family protein, whose amino-acid sequence MDNFNSQSSTNHSNPQVWNFVSAPNLHPMKVTINVDKPGTAPGLLFVAPYTVYEAAMIGQTGALIMDQTGNPMWFRPLASRYIQNTDFRVQMYCGNPVLTMWQGTISGTQTATPNLPAGDPEPGAYFQIINQHYKVIKKLFAKKGFTADVHEFTITERNTALFTAVKQVPADLSKYGGPLRGYFDDYSIQEVDIETGELLFFWSALEHINPADSVVPASSATSSNNIWDCYHVNSVEEGPNNTLLVSMRNMWAIYNIDKKTGKVIWQLGGKQSDFKLGPNAAFSWQHDARYRSENRISLFDDACCASSTSPPEGQARGLILHLDYKHKVANVDRTYYHDPALYVPSQGNAQKLSNGNQLIGWGQEPYLSEFKNAGNTQRNPSFNLLYDMRYPNQNLSYRAFKNKWVGLPLYPPSITVDLLHDGQATAYASWNGSTETVAWQLLAGPTPFKLSVVIFSSPRTGFETDIHAQAVGPYFQVKALDSCGNVIGTSPTTYVKIRRNRRK is encoded by the coding sequence ATGGATAATTTTAATTCACAATCATCCACCAATCATTCAAACCCGCAAGTATGGAATTTTGTTTCGGCTCCTAATTTACATCCCATGAAGGTTACCATTAATGTTGATAAGCCCGGAACAGCTCCCGGCCTATTATTTGTTGCGCCCTATACGGTATATGAAGCAGCGATGATTGGCCAAACTGGGGCACTAATTATGGATCAGACAGGGAATCCAATGTGGTTTAGACCACTTGCTAGTAGATATATCCAAAACACAGACTTTCGAGTACAAATGTACTGCGGGAATCCTGTTCTTACGATGTGGCAAGGAACAATTTCAGGAACTCAAACCGCAACCCCAAACCTTCCAGCAGGCGATCCTGAACCTGGTGCTTATTTTCAAATTATCAACCAGCATTATAAGGTCATTAAAAAATTATTTGCTAAAAAAGGATTTACAGCTGATGTGCATGAGTTTACAATCACCGAACGGAATACGGCTTTGTTTACGGCAGTAAAACAAGTACCTGCAGATTTATCTAAGTATGGTGGACCATTACGCGGGTATTTTGATGATTACTCTATTCAAGAAGTAGACATTGAGACGGGAGAGCTTCTCTTCTTTTGGAGTGCACTTGAACATATTAATCCAGCTGATTCAGTGGTACCTGCTTCATCCGCGACAAGTTCTAATAATATATGGGATTGCTACCACGTAAATTCAGTCGAAGAAGGGCCAAACAATACACTTCTAGTGAGTATGCGTAATATGTGGGCCATTTATAACATTGATAAAAAAACGGGAAAGGTAATTTGGCAACTTGGTGGAAAACAAAGTGATTTTAAGCTTGGACCGAACGCTGCATTTTCTTGGCAGCATGATGCGCGCTATAGGTCCGAAAATAGGATAAGCTTGTTTGATGACGCCTGCTGTGCCTCTTCAACCTCTCCTCCTGAGGGACAGGCGCGTGGTTTAATTCTTCACTTAGACTATAAACACAAGGTCGCCAATGTAGATCGAACGTATTATCATGACCCAGCTTTATACGTTCCAAGTCAAGGAAATGCGCAAAAGCTTTCCAATGGAAATCAACTCATTGGGTGGGGGCAAGAGCCCTACCTTTCAGAATTTAAGAATGCTGGTAATACACAAAGAAATCCTTCATTTAATTTGTTATATGATATGCGGTATCCAAATCAGAACCTTTCTTATCGAGCGTTTAAAAATAAGTGGGTAGGTCTACCACTTTACCCGCCTAGCATAACGGTAGACTTATTGCATGACGGTCAAGCTACAGCTTACGCATCATGGAATGGTTCAACAGAAACGGTTGCTTGGCAGTTACTGGCAGGACCAACGCCTTTTAAATTGTCAGTAGTGATATTTAGTAGCCCTCGTACTGGATTTGAAACAGATATCCATGCTCAGGCAGTTGGTCCCTATTTTCAAGTAAAAGCATTAGACTCCTGCGGGAACGTCATTGGTACATCACCGACTACTTACGTGAAAATAAGACGAAATAGACGAAAGTGA
- a CDS encoding AraC family transcriptional regulator encodes MNYVTCIQRTLDYIEENLETQITLEKLAEIACFSPFHYHRVFQAMVGESVMDYVRKRRLTRAAERLFFTDEKVIDIALDVGFHYQESFNRAFKNFYDVSPKQYRNARRISGPLRGKAYLTTTLLSGGNKMEPKLVTKSAFYVIGYELKTKNEGGQNNKDIPEFWQQYMQNRLGSKIPNPLKENTELGICTDFNPETGEFVYVIGMEVKEGTSAPKGTVYRSFPELDYAVFTTPKSNEESFTSSIQSTWNYVFTEWFPESGYEHYGSMEFELYDKRCYGSENKEIDIYIPVKKQTVKA; translated from the coding sequence ATGAATTATGTAACTTGCATACAAAGAACGCTAGATTACATTGAGGAGAATTTGGAGACACAAATTACTTTAGAAAAGTTAGCAGAAATTGCTTGCTTTTCTCCTTTTCATTATCACCGTGTCTTCCAAGCCATGGTTGGAGAATCGGTGATGGATTATGTGAGGAAACGAAGACTTACACGCGCAGCAGAACGCTTATTTTTCACAGATGAAAAAGTCATTGATATCGCACTTGATGTTGGTTTCCACTATCAAGAATCATTTAACAGAGCGTTCAAAAACTTTTATGATGTTTCGCCGAAGCAATACCGTAACGCAAGGAGAATATCTGGACCGCTGCGGGGAAAAGCCTACCTAACTACCACACTTTTGTCAGGAGGAAATAAGATGGAACCAAAACTAGTCACTAAATCTGCTTTTTATGTCATTGGATATGAGCTAAAAACGAAGAACGAGGGTGGCCAGAATAACAAAGACATTCCTGAATTTTGGCAACAGTACATGCAAAATAGATTAGGCTCTAAAATCCCCAATCCCTTAAAAGAAAACACGGAGCTTGGTATTTGCACCGATTTTAATCCTGAAACGGGTGAGTTTGTTTATGTAATTGGCATGGAAGTAAAGGAAGGCACTTCAGCGCCTAAAGGAACAGTTTACAGAAGTTTCCCTGAACTAGACTATGCCGTATTTACTACACCAAAATCAAATGAAGAATCTTTTACTTCTTCCATTCAGTCCACATGGAATTATGTTTTTACAGAATGGTTCCCTGAATCGGGTTATGAGCACTACGGATCAATGGAATTTGAACTGTATGATAAAAGATGTTATGGTTCAGAAAATAAAGAGATTGATATCTACATTCCTGTAAAAAAACAGACTGTTAAGGCATAA
- a CDS encoding iron-containing alcohol dehydrogenase — MKGYSKFCMPNSVFYGENSLAQLGEQVRAYGKKVLLISDRVMEKIGHVRSCEKILEDLNVSYAAYLDVNTEPTDLHVNEALNLCLREQCGVIIAIGGGSCIDAAKAVAVVATNGSYIGDFAGGKSPITEDPLPLIAIPTTAGTGSEVTNVTVITNTKEDIKMMIKHQAFLPKVAIVDPIFTISTPPQVTAATGIDALCHAVEAYISRLSQPLTETLALSSIEAILNHLRKVYQDGEDSDAREKMAIASMEAGLAFSNASVTLIHGMSRPIGALFHVPHGISNAMLLPAVLEFTKEAAIDSLAKIGHLIYPESKSLNKEELADVAIEKIKQLCCDLDIPNMKAWGIDEREFQKVVDKMATDALASGSPGNNPKVPTHQEIVDLYYYCYNYNFSRSKNTVES, encoded by the coding sequence ATGAAAGGGTATTCAAAATTTTGTATGCCTAACTCAGTCTTTTATGGGGAAAATTCTTTAGCTCAGCTTGGAGAGCAAGTGAGAGCTTATGGAAAGAAAGTACTTTTAATTAGTGATCGTGTTATGGAAAAAATAGGACATGTAAGAAGTTGCGAAAAAATACTAGAGGATTTAAATGTTTCTTATGCTGCATACTTAGATGTTAATACAGAGCCTACGGATTTACACGTTAATGAAGCATTAAACCTGTGTCTAAGAGAGCAATGCGGTGTTATTATCGCAATAGGTGGAGGAAGCTGCATTGATGCTGCCAAAGCTGTAGCTGTAGTAGCAACCAATGGTAGTTATATTGGTGATTTTGCAGGCGGAAAGTCTCCAATTACAGAAGATCCTCTTCCGCTTATTGCAATTCCAACTACGGCTGGAACGGGTTCAGAAGTAACAAATGTTACCGTAATTACGAATACCAAGGAAGATATAAAAATGATGATTAAACATCAAGCATTTCTTCCGAAAGTAGCGATTGTAGATCCAATTTTCACAATTTCTACTCCTCCACAAGTTACAGCAGCAACGGGAATTGATGCACTTTGTCATGCTGTTGAAGCTTATATATCACGTTTATCTCAACCGTTAACGGAAACATTGGCTCTTTCATCGATAGAAGCTATTTTGAACCATTTAAGAAAAGTTTATCAAGATGGAGAGGATTCAGACGCAAGGGAAAAAATGGCCATTGCTTCTATGGAAGCTGGACTTGCTTTTAGTAATGCTTCTGTGACGCTAATTCATGGAATGTCCCGTCCAATTGGTGCTTTATTTCATGTACCTCATGGTATTTCAAATGCAATGTTACTTCCAGCGGTACTTGAATTTACAAAGGAAGCTGCTATCGATTCGCTAGCAAAAATAGGACATCTAATTTATCCAGAATCGAAATCATTAAACAAAGAAGAGCTAGCTGATGTGGCTATTGAGAAAATAAAGCAACTTTGTTGTGACTTAGATATTCCTAATATGAAAGCATGGGGAATAGATGAACGAGAGTTTCAAAAAGTAGTTGATAAAATGGCAACGGATGCACTAGCAAGCGGCAGTCCTGGAAATAACCCAAAAGTGCCTACTCATCAAGAAATAGTGGATTTGTACTATTACTGCTATAACTACAATTTTTCAAGAAGCAAAAATACTGTTGAATCTTAA
- a CDS encoding sigma-54-dependent Fis family transcriptional regulator codes for MIQDFNKYTPFDYNQIKNNELVHRWMRPLSANLIEGQTLKEAIHLLDMHGIEGLPVVSAQQKVIGVLTTPELLRSLTGCHSLNTKVEEVMKPSINSVSPHDSIDTAWKIQGGILPVIDEKEKLVGLLTKTDILHSYSFYLKHLQENPYAVETLDAVLESAYEGIVIVDTNGIIKEFNAAYCRFLGKKREEAIGKHVTEIIENTRVHIVSETGTDERGYVQRIQGQDMIVHRIPIRKEEKIVGAIGMLIFEGVSELYNILGRMQELSRKVTESHLPNPEQIENNNHFDQIIGESPAIQTVKEIARKAAKTPSTVLITGESGTGKELFAKAIHYSSPFSEGPFVSINCAAIPEQLLEAELFGYEEGAFTGARKGGKPGKFEQAHKGTLFLDEIGDMPLLMQAKILRVLQDREVERVGGMKSQHVDVRIIAATNKRLEELVKKGEFREDLYYRLNIIRLSIPPLIERKEDIQILLIHHLKNFCEKFGIIKKSFSFEAMRYLQEYQWPGNIRELVNTVEMLVSLVENQEITEEDLPAHFRKKDTSSFITEKNSDTNRLLKKVREDILSSEKDTILRTLADVNGNKAAAARILGIQRSTLYIKLKKYGL; via the coding sequence ATGATACAAGACTTTAATAAATATACGCCCTTTGATTATAACCAAATAAAAAATAACGAACTTGTTCATAGATGGATGAGACCTCTTTCCGCTAACCTGATAGAAGGTCAAACATTAAAGGAAGCCATTCATTTACTAGATATGCACGGTATTGAGGGGTTACCTGTTGTTTCCGCACAACAGAAAGTTATAGGGGTGCTGACAACTCCGGAATTATTGAGATCCTTAACTGGATGCCACTCACTAAATACCAAAGTTGAAGAAGTTATGAAGCCTTCAATAAACAGTGTTAGTCCTCATGACTCTATTGACACAGCTTGGAAAATACAAGGAGGGATTTTACCTGTTATAGATGAAAAAGAAAAATTGGTCGGGTTATTAACTAAAACGGATATTCTTCATTCGTATTCTTTCTATTTAAAGCATCTCCAAGAAAATCCTTATGCTGTTGAAACATTAGACGCTGTTCTAGAAAGCGCTTACGAAGGTATTGTTATTGTGGACACAAATGGAATTATTAAGGAGTTTAACGCGGCCTACTGCCGTTTTTTAGGAAAAAAACGTGAAGAAGCTATTGGAAAACATGTCACAGAGATTATAGAAAATACCCGTGTGCATATCGTTAGTGAAACGGGGACAGATGAAAGAGGTTATGTTCAACGTATCCAAGGTCAAGACATGATTGTTCATCGTATTCCGATTAGAAAGGAAGAGAAAATTGTAGGAGCAATTGGCATGCTTATCTTTGAAGGCGTCAGTGAGCTTTATAATATCTTAGGTCGTATGCAGGAATTGTCCCGAAAAGTAACAGAATCTCATTTGCCAAATCCTGAACAAATAGAGAATAACAATCATTTTGATCAAATTATTGGAGAAAGTCCCGCAATACAAACCGTAAAAGAGATTGCTAGAAAAGCAGCAAAAACACCTTCTACCGTATTAATTACTGGAGAAAGTGGCACCGGAAAAGAATTATTCGCAAAAGCAATTCACTATTCTAGTCCATTTTCAGAAGGACCCTTTGTTAGTATCAATTGTGCCGCTATTCCTGAACAATTACTTGAAGCAGAGTTATTTGGCTATGAGGAAGGAGCATTTACAGGAGCACGCAAAGGAGGAAAGCCAGGTAAATTTGAACAAGCTCATAAAGGTACCTTATTTCTAGATGAAATTGGAGACATGCCCCTACTTATGCAAGCTAAGATACTCCGAGTATTACAAGACAGAGAAGTGGAGCGAGTCGGAGGAATGAAAAGTCAACATGTAGACGTACGAATTATTGCTGCTACTAATAAAAGGTTAGAAGAGCTAGTTAAGAAGGGAGAGTTCCGTGAAGATTTATATTATCGTTTAAACATTATTCGTTTGAGTATTCCGCCACTTATAGAAAGAAAAGAGGATATTCAAATATTACTCATACACCACCTTAAAAATTTTTGTGAAAAGTTTGGAATCATTAAAAAAAGCTTTTCTTTTGAAGCAATGCGGTATTTACAAGAATATCAATGGCCAGGAAATATACGGGAACTTGTCAATACGGTGGAAATGTTAGTAAGTCTAGTAGAAAATCAAGAAATTACGGAAGAAGACTTACCTGCTCATTTTCGAAAAAAAGATACAAGCTCTTTTATAACAGAAAAAAATAGTGATACAAACAGACTCTTAAAAAAGGTAAGAGAAGATATTTTATCTAGTGAAAAAGACACTATTTTGAGAACGCTTGCTGACGTGAACGGTAATAAGGCTGCTGCCGCGAGAATTCTTGGAATTCAGCGTTCTACTCTTTACATAAAATTAAAAAAATACGGATTATAG